The DNA sequence TGAACGGCAAACCGGTTGGCATGCCGGAAGACGTGTTGACAGGATTCCTGAGTGAAAAGGGCGAGGCGCTCGGCCGTCCGGTCGGCGTCGCCGTCGACCGCCGCGGTGCATTGCTGGTGGCCGATGACGTCGGCAATACCGTATGGCGCGTGACGCCCGCCGCGCGTGGTCGATAGCGTGTTCTGCGTAGCTGGAAATGCACGCCACTTGAGGCAGCTCCAATCGCATGAATGAAATGCGCACTAATCGGTCGGCGGCCATCTAACCAGCTTTCCGGCCTGCGTGCCGATGCCTTACCGCGCGCCGGCTGCCGTGGAGGAGAACGCTGTGAAAGCATTCGCCCGTGCCCTGGCCGACCTGCACCACCTGGCAAGTGCCGCTTCGGTCCAGGCATTCCCAAGCGAGGCAATGCGCTTGCTGCAGAACTGGATTACCTTCGATGGCGCAGTCCTGGGCATGGGCCGCGCCGAAGAGGCACCGCAGGCCGGGCTTGAAATCGCCGAAGCCTATGTGCACAACAGGGCGTCGTCCATCCTCGACGACTATCCCGAGGTGTCGGCCGCCGACCCCATCACGCACGCCTTCCTTGACGGGTTGGCCGCGCCCTTGCGCTGCGACTGCCGCAGCCTGTACGCCAGTCGCGCGCGCGAAGGGCTCGCGGCGTTTTCGCGCCGGCACGACCTGCACCACCTGATGATCTTTGGCGATGCGCCGCCGGCACGGGCGCCGGCGCGCTGGCTGGTCATGTACCGTGGCACCGGCCTGCCATTTGGCGCCGGAGACGCGCAGCGCCTGTACGCGCTATGGCTGCATCTGGATATTGCGATCGGCGCCAACCGGCGCCGGGCACTGGAAAGCCTCGCGTCCGATCGCGCCGCCGAGTCCGCCGCCACCGTTGTCGCCGATATGCGGCGCGCGCTGGCGCTGGCGACGCCCCACGGCGCCATCCTCGCCGCCGATCCCTTGTTCGTTGCGCTGCTGCGCAAGGAATGGGCGGACTTTCAGGAAATCAGCCTGCCGCAGCCGGCGCTCGACAGCGCCATGCAGGGGCGGGGCTACCGGGGAAAATGCATCGATATCCAGTTTTCCTGGCACTTCGGCAGCCTCGCGTGCAGTGCCAGGCCGGCCGCGCCGGCGCGCCTGAGTCCCGCCGAAAACCGCGTCGCCATGCTGTTTTCGGCCGGAATGAGCCAGAAGGAAGTGGCGCGCGCGCTCGGCGTCTCCGAGCATACGGTACGCGCGCAGCTGAAAAGCTCGTATTCGAAGCTCGGCGTGCACGACAAGGCGGAACTGACCCGCTACGTCGTCCTGAACTCCTGAGCGTGCACGCCGGCTCATTGTTTGGGCAAGCGCAGACCAGCATCCAGGTATCGGTGGTACAAGCTAGCTTTTGTCATCAACCGGTGTGCGCTACGCGCGGCGCACGCCACTTCATTTCAGGCAAGACATGCGTCTTTTCTTCGCACGACTGATGGCCGATCCGCACAACCGCACGCTGGCCATGCGTGCCGCATTCCTGTTCTATGCTGCGGTGATCGTGTTCGGGTCGATTCCCGGCGCGCGCGCCGAAATCGGCGAATTTGCGTCGGGCCTGACCTTGCACTTGGCAGCGTATTCCTTCATTGCCTTGCTGCTGTTTTGCGGCGCGCAGGGCTGCGCCTGGCGCAAGGCATGCAAGGCTTTCCTGATCATCGCCGCGATGGGCGCCGTCGACGAATGCGTGCAAAGCCTGTTCTCCTATCGTGGCGCCAGCGTGCTGGACTGGTTCATCGATATCAATGCCGGCCTGTTCACCACGGCCTTCCTGTGGTCGATCTGGCCAAAAGAAGAGGTCGGCGAAAAATCGACTTCGCTTTCCTGATCCGCGACCGGTTCTATGGATGCAGTTATCGCACCAAATGATGCATATGGGAACTAGTAGTCCGCTGCCTGTCTAAGCGTGCACCTTGCCCTCTTCAATGCGTCTGGCATGACACTTGCGTTTTCCCGATAACGATCCAACTATCCGACAGGAAAAGAACAAATTGTATTTACTAAAAAATATTCGGCGTATACGCGGCCTGGATGGTGCCGGCATAACGGCATCGATTTATCGTGATGCGACGCGCGTAGGCTGGGTGCAAATTCCGGCCGACGGTGGCGCCGCATTGTTCACTTTTGATATCGATGGTGATCGTGCGCCGTTTGAGCAATATGTCGAACACTGGTGGAATACGTCGCAGGCCCAGGTATCGTTCGATCTCACCGCACTCGAATTTGCGCGCAGCACCTATGGCTTTACGCCGCGTCTGCATGCAAAGCTGAAATACTGGGTCGCGGCGCTGGTGCAAGCCGCCAGTGAAGTAAAAAAATTCAAGACTGCTGCTTGAGCCCGGGCGGGGCGGGTGACGTGGCTGGCGCCGCCGGAATGGTGTCGCATGGATTGACCCGCCGCGATACACGCGGTGTAAACCACACATAATCGAACATCTGTCCCAGCGGTCCGTTCGCATAGGCCGCAGGATTTTGCGACGTATCCACTTGCATCATTCCCACAGATATGAGCACCGCTTGCGGCGCCCGCGCTGCGATATATAGCGGAACTGCCATGTCGCGTCGCGCATGGCCGCTGCCGATAATGGCAACGGCACCCTTGTCGGCGAACCGCAACATCGTATCTGCCATGACCGCGTCACGCGCGCGTTGCGCCTTGGCGATCGCGTCGACCACATGTTGCGGCACCTTGCCGCAATGTCCGTCATAGATATCCCTGGCCAGCCGTTCCTGACGTTCTGGTGTCCACACGGTTTCTAATGCCAAACGCTCGTCCTCGCCCGTTCCGAGCGCGCCAAATCCTTGACGCGACACTACCCGCAACTCTTCCCGCGACAGGTTGGCCGCCACCACCGGCAACCCGTATTGCAGCGCCAAGCTCAGTAGCGGTTCATAAGCCTGCCACTCCCATCCCTTGCGCATCAGATCGCCCAGCGCCTTGAGCTTGTCGCCGAACGGCTGGCTGCTATTCAGGACGTCGTCCAGCTTGCCTTGCTGGTCGCGGTCGTATTGTTCCATGACCAGCGCCGGGCGCCTGCCGCTTTGTGCGATCTGTTGCAACAGTGTCGCCTGAATGTCGTGGTGCATCCGGTTGTCGTGAATTTCCCCGAGCAGTACGAAGCGCGCTTCGGATGTCTGCTGCGCCAATACTCCGGGCTCGATGAAGCGCTGCTGCGAAACATTCCAAACCTTGCCGGCAAGCGGGTGCGACAGCTGATCCTCGCCCACGTGCGCGCAGGAGGCAAGACCCAGAGCGAGCATGCCTATTCCGAACAACCTTCCCAGTGTGCTTACCATCCTGTTCCTTTATAAACATTAATAACTGGCAACATTCCAACGACTAAGAAAATCTCTTCCATTCCTAGGAATTCCCGGGTGCCGCCGCTTGAATATTTGCTCATAAAAACAATGACTTAATGCTTCTTGTGAGCGTGGTACGTCATTTGCTACATGGAAAATCTATGCCCGGCCCATTGCCGGACACATTATTCATCCAAAACCCAGGGGGGAAAAATGACTTATCTCACGTGGCTGGAAGATGGGGTGGTCGTCAAGCATTCCTCCAATGGTAATGCCGCCCTAGGAGAGCGCGCGATGAAGCGAATCGTCGCAGCGGCAGTGCTGCTTGCCGCCGCCGGTGCGCTCCCGGCGCAGACCATCGTTCCTACGCTTGACCAACCCGGACGCAAGGGCGACATGGCGCGCCTGGTGCAGCAAAAAGCCAAGGAAAAGTTTGACACCGCTGACCGCGACAAGGACGGCAAGCTGTCCCAGGAAGAAGTCGCTGCCGCTTTTCCGTACATGACCGAACATTTCGCCAAGTACGACAAGGACGGCGACGGCTTCCTGAGCTGGGAAGAATTCCTCGGCCATAACCGCTGGAAGAAAGACTAGCTTCATCAACTGGAGAAAAACATGGATTTGCATCAGGCAGTCGAAAAGCATGCTGAATGGAAAGTAAAGTTTCGCAGCGCGATCTCGAAAAAGGAAACGATGGATGCGCTCACCATCGCCAAGGACAATTGCTGCGAGCTGGGAAAATGGCTGCATGGCGATGCCAAATCCCGCTACGGTTCGCTGCCGAGCTACGCCGAATGTTTGCTGAAACATGCCACTTTCCATGCCGAAGCCGGCAAGGTCGCGCATGCGATCAACGCGAAGAATTTCGACCAAGCCGAGGCGATGCTCGGCGGCGGTACCAGCTATTACCAAGCTTCCAGCGCCGTCGGTGTGGCGATCGGCCATTTACGTAAGGAAATTGGCGCGTAAATCCAGTCTTTAGCCGGAATCTCCTGTACTACAATGATTATGGAAGAAGTGAGGGCTAACTCGCCGCTCAGGGGCGATGACGATGCACCTCCTTCCTCGCCGGTGTGGCGACGCATTGGTAGCGAAAATCCGGCCGACGCCGGCCGGCGCGTCGGTGTAAAATCCACCCGGAAATTCTTGACCTGAATCAAGCAATATCGCTGTTCGCGTCTTATAGAATGACCCGCTGTCAGCCAGCGCGCCGTGACATTTCGACGGAATGAAAACAAGGTGATACAGCTAAATGAGAGTCGGCGTAGGCGATGCATAATGAAGGGCATCGCGAGCTGCCCATGACCGCTTGTCACCGCGCTTGCATTCCACATTCCACGCAGCCGGTTGACACCGATTTCCCCGATTCCCTGTAATTTTTTCGACGGGCCGGCTCGCATGCCGATGCCCAGGAGACCTCCATGCATCAACTTGAAAATCCCGTGATCGCGCTCGCCGAGCCGCAAGATATTTCCACAGAAGTATTGATCGAGAAATACGCGAAAGGCGACGAGACCACCATCGAGCAGGTGCAGACGCGCGTGTCGTCCGCGCTGGCCGAGGTCGAGCCGCAGAAAACCCGCAAGAAGCACGCCGAGGAATTCCTGTGGGCGATGCAGAACGGCTTCATCCCCGCCGGGCGCGTCTCCAGCGCCGCCGGCACCGGCTTGCAGACCACGCTGATCAACTGCTTCGTGCAGCCGGTGGGCGACTCCATCACCGAAGACGCCGCCGGCAAGCCCGGCATCTACCGCGCACTGGCGCAGGCGGCCGAAACGATGCGCCGCGGCGGCGGCGTCGG is a window from the Noviherbaspirillum sp. UKPF54 genome containing:
- a CDS encoding VanZ family protein, which codes for MRLFFARLMADPHNRTLAMRAAFLFYAAVIVFGSIPGARAEIGEFASGLTLHLAAYSFIALLLFCGAQGCAWRKACKAFLIIAAMGAVDECVQSLFSYRGASVLDWFIDINAGLFTTAFLWSIWPKEEVGEKSTSLS
- a CDS encoding ChaN family lipoprotein produces the protein MLALGLASCAHVGEDQLSHPLAGKVWNVSQQRFIEPGVLAQQTSEARFVLLGEIHDNRMHHDIQATLLQQIAQSGRRPALVMEQYDRDQQGKLDDVLNSSQPFGDKLKALGDLMRKGWEWQAYEPLLSLALQYGLPVVAANLSREELRVVSRQGFGALGTGEDERLALETVWTPERQERLARDIYDGHCGKVPQHVVDAIAKAQRARDAVMADTMLRFADKGAVAIIGSGHARRDMAVPLYIAARAPQAVLISVGMMQVDTSQNPAAYANGPLGQMFDYVWFTPRVSRRVNPCDTIPAAPATSPAPPGLKQQS
- a CDS encoding helix-turn-helix transcriptional regulator, producing the protein MKAFARALADLHHLASAASVQAFPSEAMRLLQNWITFDGAVLGMGRAEEAPQAGLEIAEAYVHNRASSILDDYPEVSAADPITHAFLDGLAAPLRCDCRSLYASRAREGLAAFSRRHDLHHLMIFGDAPPARAPARWLVMYRGTGLPFGAGDAQRLYALWLHLDIAIGANRRRALESLASDRAAESAATVVADMRRALALATPHGAILAADPLFVALLRKEWADFQEISLPQPALDSAMQGRGYRGKCIDIQFSWHFGSLACSARPAAPARLSPAENRVAMLFSAGMSQKEVARALGVSEHTVRAQLKSSYSKLGVHDKAELTRYVVLNS
- a CDS encoding CZB domain-containing protein, which translates into the protein MDALTIAKDNCCELGKWLHGDAKSRYGSLPSYAECLLKHATFHAEAGKVAHAINAKNFDQAEAMLGGGTSYYQASSAVGVAIGHLRKEIGA
- a CDS encoding EF-hand domain-containing protein, which translates into the protein MTYLTWLEDGVVVKHSSNGNAALGERAMKRIVAAAVLLAAAGALPAQTIVPTLDQPGRKGDMARLVQQKAKEKFDTADRDKDGKLSQEEVAAAFPYMTEHFAKYDKDGDGFLSWEEFLGHNRWKKD